The Aquila chrysaetos chrysaetos chromosome 16, bAquChr1.4, whole genome shotgun sequence genome has a segment encoding these proteins:
- the LOC115351978 gene encoding C-Myc-binding protein has product MAHYKAADSKREQFRRYLEKSGVLDTLTKVLVALYEEPEKPNSALDFLKHHLGASAPENPEIEALRLEVAEMKEKYEAVLEENKKLKTKLAQYEPPQDEKHGE; this is encoded by the exons ATGGCGCATTACAAG GCCGCGGACTCCAAGCGGGAGCAGTTCCGCCGGTACCTGGAGAAGTCGGGGGTGCTGGACACGCTCACCAAGG TGTTGGTAGCCTTATATGAAGAGCCAGAGAAACCAAATAGTGCACTGGA CTTTCTGAAGCATCATCTGGGAGCTTCAGCTCCTGAGAATCCAGAAATAGAGGCACTTCGCTTGGAAGTggcagagatgaaagaaaaatacgAAGCTGtgttggaagaaaataaaaaactgaaaaccaag CTGGCTCAGTATGAACCACCTCAAGACGAGAAGCATGGTGAATAA